A window of Lentibacillus sp. Marseille-P4043 contains these coding sequences:
- a CDS encoding Ger(x)C family spore germination protein, with product MIKPKIMFLLSSSLVLLLTGCWDQVDIEERGFIVGSAIDMTEEKESGGYVLSLTNQFVVPAGLGAPMQGGGGQKAFNNISASGESMFEISREMAELTSRAPFYEHEKIIVISNKVARTPDLFGSIMDFFLRNPEMRRSIKIMISDGNAKKILDTKPENEKLPAMYLDLVMENSFKTAAEVEPVRIGRVHEYLLDETSYVIPRVTPVEKSIKYDGVAVFQGYGNRMVGTLSGEETKGLNLINGEVQEGAIKIQLDEETITYEIEDLKSKMELDAKDINNVTVSVSINVEGAISETFGSENLLERKTLAEIEKQVAKEIEKKANRTIKKTQEDLKTDVFRIDDMLKQRHYDQWLKIKEDWDRGENYFSNCTFHVSATAKARTMGSVNETKD from the coding sequence TTGATTAAACCAAAAATAATGTTTCTCCTATCGAGTTCATTGGTTTTGTTGCTAACTGGCTGTTGGGATCAGGTCGATATTGAGGAGCGGGGGTTCATTGTTGGTTCAGCTATTGATATGACTGAAGAGAAAGAGAGTGGCGGATACGTTTTATCGTTAACCAATCAATTTGTTGTGCCTGCGGGTTTGGGAGCACCAATGCAAGGTGGTGGTGGACAGAAGGCATTTAACAACATATCAGCATCTGGGGAAAGCATGTTTGAGATTTCGCGGGAAATGGCTGAATTAACAAGTCGGGCGCCATTTTATGAACATGAAAAAATTATTGTTATTTCGAATAAGGTTGCTCGTACACCAGACTTGTTCGGCAGCATTATGGACTTTTTCCTTCGTAACCCGGAAATGCGCCGGAGTATCAAAATCATGATTTCAGATGGAAATGCTAAAAAAATACTGGATACGAAACCGGAAAATGAAAAGCTCCCTGCTATGTATCTTGATTTAGTAATGGAGAACAGCTTTAAAACAGCAGCTGAGGTTGAACCAGTAAGGATTGGCCGAGTGCATGAATATTTATTAGATGAAACAAGTTACGTCATTCCTCGGGTGACTCCGGTTGAAAAGAGCATTAAGTACGATGGAGTTGCGGTTTTTCAAGGTTATGGTAACCGGATGGTTGGCACACTTAGCGGGGAAGAAACAAAGGGACTAAATCTTATCAATGGAGAAGTACAGGAGGGAGCAATAAAAATTCAGTTAGATGAAGAAACGATTACATATGAGATAGAAGACCTGAAAAGTAAGATGGAGCTAGATGCCAAAGATATTAATAATGTGACTGTTTCTGTCTCCATAAATGTAGAAGGCGCTATTTCTGAGACTTTTGGGTCGGAAAATCTTTTGGAAAGAAAAACCTTAGCCGAAATTGAAAAGCAAGTTGCCAAGGAGATTGAAAAGAAAGCCAATCGCACGATTAAGAAGACACAGGAAGATTTAAAGACGGATGTTTTTAGAATTGATGATATGTTAAAACAAAGACATTATGATCAATGGCTAAAGATTAAAGAAGATTGGGACCGTGGAGAAAATTATTTTTCCAATTGTACGTTTCATGTGTCTGCAACAGCTAAAGCTAGAACAATGGGATCCGTCAATGAAACAAAAGATTAG
- a CDS encoding GerAB/ArcD/ProY family transporter codes for MKWFEYGDEKISHREILIAIPSMVIGVGILSLPKEIATATMGVDGWIPLVAGGIFITFITWMMAKLAAGFPNQSFLSYTSKIVTKPIAIVFTFIFAMIGLMLAAYEVREISDIAKQYLFNRTPVEVVALTFLLVVVYAVSGSRAGIFRLNMMFLPIIILIGIAVPMFNLGWFSFDNLLPVFQTTMGGYKTGITTGLTSYMGFGIILFYISLVRKPERTPKMAVIGMCIPIVLYILLFITCIGVFGNAVTSNLLFPTIELAKEVDIPGGFFERFESVFFVIWIMAIFNTTVMSFDIAVFALGSIFKHTPKLKVIFILSPIVYVMAMLPKDLVAVSTSGTVLSYFAVGFTVVVTVLLSLIAKLRGLKQVD; via the coding sequence ATGAAATGGTTCGAATATGGCGACGAAAAAATTAGTCATCGGGAAATTTTAATCGCGATTCCTTCCATGGTAATTGGGGTTGGAATTCTTTCGCTGCCGAAGGAGATTGCTACAGCAACAATGGGGGTGGATGGTTGGATTCCACTAGTAGCAGGTGGGATCTTTATTACTTTTATCACCTGGATGATGGCTAAATTGGCAGCAGGGTTCCCTAACCAATCATTTCTTTCTTATACATCGAAAATTGTCACAAAACCGATAGCAATCGTATTCACATTTATTTTTGCAATGATTGGTCTTATGTTGGCAGCTTATGAAGTTAGGGAAATATCGGATATTGCTAAACAATATTTATTTAATCGAACACCAGTTGAAGTCGTTGCTCTTACCTTCTTGCTCGTCGTGGTCTATGCAGTATCGGGTTCAAGGGCAGGTATATTCCGCTTAAACATGATGTTTTTACCAATTATCATATTGATCGGGATTGCCGTACCGATGTTTAATTTGGGGTGGTTTTCATTTGATAATCTGCTACCTGTTTTTCAAACAACGATGGGTGGTTATAAAACTGGTATCACAACTGGCCTAACCTCTTACATGGGGTTTGGTATTATTTTGTTTTATATATCGTTAGTAAGAAAACCTGAGCGAACACCGAAAATGGCGGTCATTGGGATGTGTATTCCAATCGTACTTTATATCTTGCTTTTTATTACGTGTATCGGTGTGTTTGGTAATGCGGTTACATCAAATCTGCTTTTTCCAACCATTGAATTGGCAAAAGAGGTCGACATACCTGGTGGATTCTTTGAACGATTTGAATCCGTATTTTTTGTTATTTGGATCATGGCTATTTTTAATACAACAGTAATGTCCTTTGATATTGCTGTATTTGCATTAGGTTCTATTTTTAAACATACACCAAAACTGAAGGTGATTTTTATTTTGTCACCTATTGTATATGTCATGGCGATGTTGCCGAAAGATTTAGTGGCCGTTTCCACATCTGGAACGGTTTTAAGTTATTTTGCAGTCGGTTTTACGGTTGTAGTTACTGTTTTATTGAGCTTGATCGCCAAACTAAGGGGGTTAAAACAAGTTGATTAA
- a CDS encoding spore germination protein, which yields MSFGSFFKQNKKNQKKEEQNKQENFSSEIVNQLDTNMDNIEKMLEKPNDLIIRKFTIRNSNHKGAIVCIDGLVDSNEVHNDILLRIQGVTERKELPDNTEQLLEIIYQEMISVSDIKKGNTLDDVTNAILYGSTVFYLNGIDEVLIMDTKGWESRSIEEPVTEPVIRGPREGFVENIRTNMVLIRRYIRDPNLRFKTHKIGRRSKKNLVVTYMDGITHPDILKEVERRLKTIDVDDAPESGYIEQWIEDSFLSPFPQIMNTERPDKVSLALLEGKVAILLDGTPLVLIVPFNIGDALQTPEDYYERWSVGTLLRSLRYLAAFIAMFVPALYIALTSFHQGMIPSKLAFSIAATREGVPFPAFVEAIIMGVTMELLREAGARLPKTIGQTIGIVGGLVIGDAAVQAGVVSPIMVIVVALTAISSFSLPAYSVAISFRFIRFGFMIAAAAFGLYGIILAYIMINIHIVNLKSVGVPFSAPFAPSFFKDWKDLVLRAPIQVLTKRPQYLDTVDPESANKGGEGS from the coding sequence ATGTCATTCGGTTCATTCTTTAAACAAAATAAAAAGAACCAAAAGAAAGAGGAACAGAACAAGCAAGAGAATTTCTCTTCTGAAATCGTAAATCAGTTAGACACCAATATGGATAACATTGAGAAAATGTTAGAGAAGCCAAATGATCTGATAATCCGGAAATTTACGATACGAAACTCTAATCATAAGGGTGCAATTGTTTGTATCGATGGACTAGTGGACTCTAATGAAGTACATAACGATATTCTTCTTCGGATTCAAGGTGTGACGGAACGAAAGGAATTACCTGACAATACGGAGCAACTGCTAGAGATCATCTATCAGGAAATGATTTCGGTAAGCGATATTAAAAAGGGGAACACCCTTGATGATGTAACAAATGCCATTCTTTATGGAAGTACAGTTTTTTATTTAAATGGTATTGATGAAGTACTAATTATGGATACAAAGGGTTGGGAAAGCCGCTCGATAGAAGAACCGGTGACAGAACCGGTTATTCGTGGGCCAAGAGAAGGATTTGTTGAAAATATACGAACAAATATGGTGCTCATTAGGCGTTATATTCGTGATCCTAATTTACGATTTAAAACACATAAAATCGGCCGTCGCTCTAAGAAAAACTTGGTTGTCACGTATATGGATGGAATTACACATCCCGATATATTGAAGGAAGTTGAACGAAGACTGAAGACCATTGATGTGGATGATGCGCCAGAATCAGGGTATATTGAGCAATGGATTGAAGATAGTTTTTTATCCCCTTTTCCGCAAATAATGAATACGGAGAGACCGGATAAAGTGTCACTCGCATTATTAGAAGGGAAAGTGGCAATTTTATTAGATGGAACGCCGCTTGTTTTAATCGTACCCTTTAATATCGGCGATGCATTGCAGACACCTGAGGATTATTATGAACGCTGGTCAGTTGGTACACTACTAAGGTCATTGCGATATCTAGCAGCATTTATTGCAATGTTTGTGCCGGCCTTATATATTGCGCTCACTTCCTTTCACCAAGGAATGATTCCGTCAAAATTAGCTTTCTCAATCGCTGCTACACGAGAGGGGGTACCGTTTCCAGCGTTTGTGGAGGCGATAATAATGGGAGTGACAATGGAGCTGTTACGTGAAGCGGGAGCTAGATTGCCAAAAACGATTGGCCAAACAATCGGGATTGTCGGTGGTCTGGTTATTGGGGATGCGGCGGTACAAGCGGGCGTTGTCAGCCCGATTATGGTTATCGTAGTTGCTTTAACAGCTATCTCTTCTTTTTCTTTGCCGGCGTACAGTGTAGCTATTTCATTTCGGTTTATTCGCTTTGGTTTTATGATAGCTGCTGCAGCGTTTGGGCTCTACGGGATTATTCTTGCGTACATTATGATCAATATCCATATCGTCAATTTAAAAAGTGTTGGTGTACCTTTCTCTGCCCCCTTTGCACCAAGCTTTTTCAAAGATTGGAAGGACCTTGTTTTACGCGCGCCAATCCAAGTGTTAACAAAACGCCCGCAATACCTTGATACAGTGGATCCTGAATCTGCAAATAAAGGGGGAGAAGGATCATGA
- a CDS encoding DUF3231 family protein, with product MDQKINLTSAEHAQIWGAYQNASLMTCVMKYFNEKVEDEEIKPVIQDALSMVESHLEKLKQLFEKENYPLPVGFTDEDVNTDAPRLYSDNFFLQYVFQMGMLGMGAFSQAISMSTREDIYLFFSDGFREYNALHQKASLVSLTKGLYNRPPTIPTPTEVDFVKKQSFLTGWFGERRPLTAMEIANLFSNIQRNSLGVATLTGFQQVAKSKEVTKYITRGIEIAKKHINVFSSVLNEGNVPVPGGSDAMVTDTSQVSPFSDKLMMTHVTAMITIGISFYGMSISTNIRRDLVTHYTRLSGEIALYSEDGANIMIDNGWLEEPPRMVDRNELANK from the coding sequence ATGGATCAGAAAATAAACCTAACATCTGCGGAACATGCTCAAATATGGGGGGCTTATCAAAATGCTAGTCTAATGACTTGTGTGATGAAATACTTCAATGAAAAAGTAGAAGACGAAGAAATAAAACCCGTGATTCAGGATGCCCTTTCTATGGTTGAGTCCCATTTAGAAAAACTAAAACAACTATTCGAAAAGGAAAATTATCCGCTTCCGGTTGGTTTCACAGACGAAGATGTCAATACAGATGCACCAAGACTATATTCGGACAATTTCTTTTTACAATATGTTTTTCAAATGGGGATGCTTGGCATGGGAGCATTTTCACAGGCGATAAGTATGTCAACACGAGAAGATATTTATCTATTTTTCTCAGATGGTTTTCGAGAATACAATGCACTGCATCAAAAAGCTTCCTTGGTTTCATTAACGAAGGGACTATACAATCGCCCCCCTACCATTCCGACCCCTACAGAAGTGGATTTTGTTAAAAAACAAAGCTTCCTAACAGGCTGGTTTGGGGAACGGAGACCATTAACTGCGATGGAAATTGCCAACTTATTTTCCAATATCCAACGGAACAGCTTAGGGGTCGCGACATTAACAGGCTTCCAACAAGTTGCCAAGTCGAAAGAAGTAACAAAATATATAACCCGGGGAATAGAAATTGCCAAGAAACATATCAACGTATTTAGTTCCGTTTTAAATGAAGGTAATGTACCCGTACCAGGAGGATCTGATGCAATGGTAACGGACACTTCCCAGGTTTCACCATTCTCAGATAAATTAATGATGACCCATGTTACCGCCATGATTACGATCGGGATTAGTTTTTACGGGATGAGTATCTCAACAAACATTAGACGGGACTTAGTTACCCATTATACACGTCTTAGCGGCGAAATTGCCCTATATTCCGAGGATGGTGCCAACATTATGATCGACAATGGCTGGTTGGAAGAACCGCCACGTATGGTTGATCGCAATGAATTAGCAAACAAATGA
- a CDS encoding DUF3231 family protein, with product MENNEKHVELTAAEISSLWTSYQNDTMAICGLRHFLTNVEDEQIRSVLEHVLRISQEHKKKLTTIFTQENYPIPQGLTEKDINLDAPRLFSDRIYLELIVNMVNFHLAIYGLALSQVERDDLISYFTGALTESQEVNKKVKEIAKDKGLLISYPEIPKAQQIDFVTKNSFLTGWFGDRRPLLGVEITALVLNAKRNALGEAIITGFAQVAKSKEVKKFFKKGQEIASKQLEVFTSILREDLIADGSRVMTSEVTKSTVAPFSDKLMMVMITTLIASGMGQYGSSMSVSPRHDLGVQYTRLIAEIAKYSNEGAKLMIDNGWMEQPPIAADRKDLAK from the coding sequence ATGGAAAACAATGAGAAACATGTAGAACTAACAGCAGCAGAGATTTCCAGTCTTTGGACATCATATCAAAATGACACGATGGCTATATGTGGTTTGCGTCATTTTTTAACAAATGTGGAAGATGAGCAAATTCGTAGCGTACTCGAACACGTCCTGCGTATATCCCAAGAACACAAAAAGAAACTAACAACCATATTTACACAGGAAAACTATCCAATTCCACAGGGTCTTACCGAAAAGGACATTAATTTGGATGCTCCACGGCTTTTTTCTGACCGAATTTACCTTGAATTGATTGTCAATATGGTCAATTTCCATTTAGCAATTTATGGATTGGCCCTGTCACAGGTTGAACGGGATGATTTAATCAGTTATTTCACCGGGGCTTTAACGGAATCACAAGAAGTTAATAAAAAGGTTAAAGAAATCGCAAAAGATAAAGGGCTTTTAATTAGCTATCCAGAAATCCCCAAGGCACAACAAATTGATTTTGTCACGAAAAATAGTTTTTTAACCGGATGGTTTGGCGACCGCAGACCACTGCTTGGTGTGGAAATCACCGCACTCGTTTTAAACGCAAAACGTAATGCACTGGGAGAAGCAATCATTACCGGTTTTGCCCAAGTTGCTAAATCAAAGGAAGTAAAGAAATTTTTTAAAAAGGGACAAGAAATAGCCAGTAAACAACTGGAAGTATTTACATCGATATTACGAGAAGATTTAATTGCTGATGGTTCCCGCGTCATGACTTCTGAAGTAACGAAGTCAACCGTTGCTCCATTTTCGGATAAGCTGATGATGGTTATGATCACAACACTTATTGCTTCTGGTATGGGGCAATATGGTTCCTCTATGTCCGTAAGTCCCAGACACGATTTAGGCGTCCAGTATACTCGATTGATAGCTGAAATAGCCAAGTATTCCAACGAAGGGGCTAAACTTATGATCGATAATGGCTGGATGGAACAACCTCCAATAGCAGCGGATCGAAAAGATTTAGCGAAATAG
- a CDS encoding GRAM domain-containing protein → MKKLEGVGGMLYLTNKTLHHIPHKLNIQSGETYIPLETIKRFETKNDFLILRNKLIIITKNDEQIKFRVNKRQEWAKKLNEVLE, encoded by the coding sequence ATGAAAAAACTCGAAGGTGTTGGTGGCATGCTTTACTTAACCAACAAAACTTTACACCATATACCACATAAATTAAACATCCAATCAGGTGAAACGTACATCCCACTTGAAACAATAAAACGCTTTGAGACAAAAAACGATTTTTTAATTTTACGGAATAAGCTCATCATTATTACTAAAAATGACGAACAAATTAAATTCAGGGTAAACAAAAGACAAGAATGGGCTAAAAAATTAAATGAAGTACTAGAATGA
- a CDS encoding xanthine phosphoribosyltransferase, translated as MQTLKNKIHQEGNVLSDNVLKVDSFLNHQIDPQLMKEIGEEFAERFQDAGITKILTIESSGIAPATMTGLVLGVPVLFARKRKSLTLSDNLYTASVYSYTKDETNDISVSKDFIQPSDIVLVIDDFLANGQAALGLIEIIKQAGASLAGVGIVIEKGFQPGGKQIRDRGIRVESLANIASLENGQVEFFKEVHA; from the coding sequence GTGCAAACATTAAAGAACAAAATTCACCAAGAGGGTAACGTACTTTCAGACAACGTTCTAAAGGTTGACTCATTCCTAAATCATCAGATTGACCCACAATTGATGAAAGAAATCGGAGAAGAATTTGCTGAACGTTTTCAGGATGCCGGTATTACGAAAATTTTAACCATTGAATCGTCTGGCATTGCACCCGCAACAATGACCGGTCTTGTGTTAGGAGTACCTGTCCTATTTGCCCGCAAACGAAAATCATTAACATTATCAGATAATCTTTATACGGCGAGTGTTTATTCTTACACAAAAGATGAAACAAATGATATTTCTGTATCAAAGGATTTTATTCAACCTAGTGACATTGTACTAGTTATAGATGATTTTTTAGCAAATGGACAAGCAGCACTTGGATTGATTGAAATTATAAAGCAGGCAGGGGCATCACTTGCAGGGGTTGGAATCGTTATTGAGAAGGGGTTCCAGCCAGGTGGCAAGCAAATTCGCGATCGTGGTATACGTGTTGAATCCCTAGCAAACATTGCGTCATTAGAAAATGGGCAGGTCGAATTTTTCAAGGAGGTTCATGCGTAA